From the Catharus ustulatus isolate bCatUst1 chromosome 2, bCatUst1.pri.v2, whole genome shotgun sequence genome, the window GGTTTACAACAATTTTGTAAGCAATCATTACAGAATGTAACCCCAGGGCTTTAAGCCAGGAATACCTTATGCCAAAAATGATGGAAGTATCTGAACACCTTGCTGCTGGGTATTCTGCAAACTATGCTTTGCCTGGCCTCTCCCCAGGATAAATGTCAGGATAAAGTGTGACACAGCACCTTATTCCATGGACCATATTCCATGCAGACACATTTgtgcaactttttaaaaaaactcttcaACTGCAGTTAGACAAGTTCAAAGAAATTCCTCCATCTGATCAGCTCCCTGCTATGATGTCAACTGCCCCTTTGCAAAAGGGTATTAGTGCAAGAACAGCATAAGGTTTTACATTACAGTTGATAGAGGCAGCATCAGCCAATGTCTTCCTTTGGACGTGTGATTCCATAGTGTGGCCACTGGATATTGTCTTTGCTCCTTATAAATGCCACACTATCTGTACTATTGTCCCATGAGGAACAAGGTACTCCCAAAATAGAAGACAGATCCAATACCAGCTACAGCTGTTGATGGAGCACAGGCAACCACCATGAGTGTGGAACATTTGAATAGTGACAAAGCAAATACGACATTTTACAGGAAATTTAAAGCATCAATGGTGCTTTAAAGAACAAGGAAGCCTGGACTCCAGTTATTGCTCCAGTGGTTAATAAAATAATCAATAAAAGCACAGTGGGAGGCACTAGAAGTAAAACTTGTCAATTATCCCTTTGACAGCCATCTGGGAAGTTTAATTTCACTGAGAGACCTATAACTGTGTTCAACCTCGGGCAAAGTATTTCCCAGATAAGAAAGCACTGATCACCCTATTAAAGGGGCTTCCTGGGCAGAACAATTCAGATGCTCCTTTGACAACAAATGGAATTAGGGGCAGAAGCTTCTGTTAAGCTGACACATTtgatatactttaaaaaaaaaaaattaagaaacacagcaaataaagaaaaagtaaaagctATGCTTTTTAGGTTACTTCCCAGATGTTTTTAAGTactgaaaagcaattttatgCTGGGTTCAATCTTTTCTGAGAGCAGGCACTGCAAGGAGATGTGTTCTCCTTCTCACCCTTCCCTTACATCTGATCCAGCACTCACACGGGCAAAAGCTGAGCTTCAAATTACTGTTGGGAAAGACAAACtagaagacaaaacaaaagtaaTTAGCCTTTCAGTGTCttggcaaatgaaaaaaatccattgtAAAACTGTACAACCCCTAGACTCTGTGCAAGGGAAGTGGTGAAACAGCCTCTAATGGAAGCAGCCCCCAGTTAAAATGAATAAAGCACAACACAAAACCATACCCTGGCAACTTCACTTATTTTCAGGTGATGACTGTCACTTACAGAACCACTGTGTTAGCTACTTCTGTAGCTACTGTTTATCCAAACTGCACTTCCTGACTGTTGAAGAGATTCACCCCACAACAAACCAACatgcaaaatttaaattcttttgcaTCAGTCCCACTTTGACAAGTTATTAACTTTAGAGTGCAACTGGATGAACCTTTCTCCAGCAGCAACACTGGCTTAAGAGGAGTTGTaccctcctccagccccacagctaCATCCTTGATTATTCCAGCGTATCAGACAGCCACACAGCCACCTGTCCTACCCCCCATGCTACAGCAGACTGCATAGCATTGCATCCAGGTGGGTTTTCAATATTTCCAGAGaaggctgctctgggcagcctgtttcagtgcttaCACTTCTGTCATTTTCCCCCCTCACTCTCATTACTTAAACTACTTTTTAGGACATCTTGAAACCTAAAAGAATTTCAAAGATGAAGTACGGCAAACTAAAACCAGTTTTTGGTTTGCTGCCATAATTATATCTACCTCAGAGCAATGCTTTGCCTATAAAAAAGAATACAAATACAAACAACAATATTATGTGTATTAAAGTAATATtgcaaacaagaaaagcaaaaacaacaCATACAACTTCATTTCTTGATTCTGAGAAGTCTCACCCCTGTATCATGTCACAACAGCTTGAGTAGACCAGAAGATTTTAAGGTTTCAATTGCCATATTGAAGATAATTTGTATctcaaaatattaaatgaatCCCTTTCATATTAGTTAATGATATGTAGCAGAAAACATTAATAGGCAAGCAAAATGATACAAGTACCTTGCAGTGAGAACCCCAGCACTGCAAGGTACAGCATCACAGTTCCCTAATGGAGCAAAGCACAGTGGAGCACTGAGTTGTTCTCAAGTTTAGAGAAAAGACTTCTCTAAGCCCTTTCATGAATTTCATTAGTTGAAAGCAGAGGGAATACAGCAAGGTCTGCGACAGTAGTGCTGCTTGTTCCATTTCATGTTAAAAGTAGTCATCAAGTGCTGCAGAGTGAGACTGCAGGCTGGGAAATCCCTGTTTAGTGCTGGTAAATCTGTCTGGTCGAAACCCTGTTGCTCTGCAGCAAGAATACTTCCTACCTTTTCAAGGCCATGAAATTCCAGAACCAGCATTCACCCCACCGTATGGGCTCAATCTATGAAGAAGCTGGAGGCAGGTTTGGCCTTCACTCTCTGAAGAGGATGGGTAGAACAAATTAGTGTTCTTACAGCAGACGACAAGCACTGGAGACAGATTTATTTAGTATTCAAAAGTGTTAATTAAGTTCACAGACTGACACATTAATACATACATACTTTTAAACAGAAACTAGCATTTTCAATGACAGTGTGCTCAAGTCAGAGCTAGCAGAAAATCACCATCTCCAATTACTTTGATGTACACTTATCCTGGAAAATGACtgtaacagcagaaaaaaggcaCCTTTACTTGTTAAGATTTAACCAGGACAAGTCTAAGCAAATGAAGAAATACTTGTGAACATCTCTAGAAGTTTACATATAGTGAAGACTTAAAAAAATGTGGAGCTGAGTTCAGAAAAACATCTACTTATCCCCATCTCCTGGACAGTCTCTCCCTTCTCATGTGTTGCAAATTTGCCCTCATATAAATGACAGAATTCTAGTCATCAACTGGAAGACGAATGGTAAGAACAGTCCTGGAGTCACTTACAGGAATAGCTGACACTGGAAAGAGCAAACTGGCTCCAAACAAGGATATGGAGCCAGGTTTTCTAGTGGAAAAGAGTAAAAGTGctggtagaaaaaaaatcctaattgcTGTGACTGTCAAAAGGGTGCCTAACAGCTCTGAGAACTTCAGCTTGTTAGCTACTACAGGGTTAGATGTGCACATTTAGAAGTGACTCCAGCACTGAACCAAATACACATGGCAGCAGCAATTACTTACAGGCCTTCCAAGCAGCTGAAGATACATATAACCAGAAACAATGGTACATTTTCAAATGATTCACAGTAGAGCTAGAGTCACCTTCTAGGGCTACTAAGAAATCAGATGCATAGCACCTGATACTATGTTGATGTATAAAGAAGCTGTATGGGAAATGCCTGTCTGCCAGAGAGGTAACAGTTGGTCTGATGCATGAATGTGTCAGATACATCTTAGCACTGCAGAAAGGACTAAGAGCTCAGAAGCGCTTTAAACAGTAAAGCAGGATTTACTCTTccaatacaaaaaaatttacTTGTTTCTGTTGAAGATACCAAATACTGTTGAAGTACCAGACTTCAGCCTCAGCCCTGAAACAAGGTAGAGTCACCAGACCAGCCAGAGAGAGCcactttttaaagcaatataCTGGACTTTCCTTTCATTACAACCTAACTGTACTCTTTACAGCCTACTGCAAATGCAATCCTACACAACAAACAACTGAAGTACCACCTTGTACATGGGTCTCCATTCCTCTTTGAAGTGCAGTGTATTTAAAACCTCTCAATACATTTTACCAATACTGTTAGTAGAAAATTAAGCACAAGATGTTATTTCAAAGAAGTTTATCCACATAATAGATAAAGAAtatttctccattaaaaaagccttttctcgCTATGGGGTCTTTCTTCCCACCAGtattcccttttgttttttaaacttgttaTGATTTGGTGATAAGATCCATGAATGTGAAAGCTTCAACATGGTCTTCAGGTTGATTTCAGATGTTTGTCTTGAAAACTCCACGATACCCCCTGAAAATATACCCAGATGTGTTCATGAGCttatttaaattgtattttggattagaagaagacagaaatattgaaaacttgtctttttttatcttgttaACAAAAAATGAAGGGTTAGCTAAAGTGAGATTACTCACTTGGAAATGGATTCCAATTCACAAGTACAGTAAAATACCAACTTTTATCAGTCTCTCTCTGGGTTGTTGTTCCTTACGTGTTCCTTGTACCTCCTATTTAAATAATCTCTACAGACTCTAAGTTTAACAGATAATCAACAAGCATGATTGATATTACATTCAATCAGGAATATGTATACTTTGATAAAGTTGTCATAAAAGTTCCTTTATATTCAAATTGATTGTACTAATTGTTAATTTGATTGTTCTAAGATTACTCATACTTACTGTAGCTTTTCATTAAATGAATTTTGTCTTTATCAAAACAAGTGTGAAATCAATTCTCACTTAGATACTTTtcaccaatttttttccattgtatTGCCTAAATTTACTCAGAAAGCATTCAAAAGCATTCACTGGTGCTTTGATTGTCACAAAGCAAAGTATACTTGCAAataaacacacagcaaaattctgccttccctcccctcttttttttttttcaatttgggAGGATCCAAACACACCATCAGCTatatttgttctttaaaaacagGTAGTCATGTATCatgccaaaccccaaaaaaagagCTGTTTTGATAGTTGAAGAGCAGCTACATGAATTTCGAAGTGCATTAAAGCCGCTTTGTATCTCCTACAAGTTAAAGCACTTAAACTTGTAAAATGTAATCATACCTGTTCTCTTTGTTGCAGTAATCAGTGGAATAACTTTCATATCTTCTAGTATTTCCTGCCTTGTTCTCCATTTCCTTGGCTTTAGAAGAGGCATCTACCTTACGATTATACTGGGAAAGCATCTATAGGAAACAttaaacaggaataaaaagaattaaGAACTTAAACCAGATGGATACAGAGACAACTAAGCCCTTTTTATTCTAATATTGTGATATTAAAATTagttaggggaaaaaagcataTTAGCTAACCTTCAGAACATCATCTGGTATCCTTGTTATTTCTGGAGGTGGAGGAGTATTGAGTAGATGGTCATAGTCTTCCAGTTTGGGAGGGGAAGGGTCCCTAGGATGTTTAAGATACTCATCACAGCTCGCAGCAAAagcaattcttttttctttgtatggTGTATCTTTTGCATCATTCTTTGTCACTGACTCAATCTTCCCCCCTGGTGTTACCTGCTGCTGCAAAAGAAGTATTAAATACCTTCAGTTAATTTACTTATGTTAGGTAAAGTATTTTGTAAATGTTCTTACATAATTATTGTTAGAAAGAACTTTTACAGTGACATAAGAAAAAATAGTAATGGAAAAGAATCCcaaactgacattttaaaatctgcttaTGACAAAGTGTGTGAAAATGTACATAATTGCTATTTACTACCTTAGCTTCTGCTTTTAGCCATCTTGTTTGAAAATCTGGACACTGTGGCGTTGCTGCAGTACTGGGAAGAGGCAGTTCTTTTGTCTCTGGTGAACTTGATAATACTGCATTAGTTGTTTTGGAAGAGGCCTTCACATCAGGAGTACAGAACACAAATACCATAGGAGAAGCTGTCCAGTGAGCTGCTGCTATCAAGtgtgagagaaataaaattaaaaatatatatgcacacacatacacataacTATTTCCagattcagttttattttcttcaactGTGTACCCTTGAAGTGGGTATTTTGCTTGTTCCATTCAAATCACAGTATTCCttaaaagcagcaaatgcaAAGTAGTTATTCTCGTTCCACTACTGAATATAACTGAAGAAGCCCAACTTAAATCAGCATTGCTTTTATCTTCTCATTTAACTAGTTGTCACTGTTTGcctcaatatttttaaaataacctttttctcccctcaaaGAAGTTTTAGCATTACTCTTGTAAGtcttaaattacagtaatttaacgattataagccgcactgagtataagccgcacttccgggtgccagcaacttttcgttctttgtccatacataagccgcacgttacactacagagtgtgataaaaggtatctatttatcaccatctgttgagggtggggacagtgatccttatctccacggagacattctgctaatgggccatccattgaaaccaggcagggcattgttctttatcttttcacaacccatccttcctccagcgagtcattttctgctcatggcccattgagtcccactgtgggactgataaaattacttcatcccattggaagttactccagccagggggaagagcccaacatttcttaccaagataaaaaaagaggttttgggacactaagggagcccctttctccactggactccagaggaaaactggatttctccacatcaccactggacctccggagggaaactgcaccttctacaggagcactgctccaactgaatcacatctgtcactgcaggaggatgcagccaccatttaatggaactgctaccaacaccctgcctgacagggtgtcaggttgtactctgactttgtcagggtttggagtttgtttctttgtagtactgtatttctattttaattttcctagtaaagaactgttattcctaattcccatatttttgcctgaaagctccttgatttcaaaattataataatttggagggagggggtttacattctccatttcaaagagaagttcctgcctttctcagtagacacctgtcctccaaactaaaacagcaactttttgttctttgtccgtatataagccacacccaattataagctgcactttgggtttggacaaaaattttagtcaaaatggtgcggcttataatcgtgaaattactgtactgtctTGCTAGCCCCTTTCCTTCCTGTCTTTAAACAATCCCATGGGtattctcaggaaaaaaaaaggcaaagttgGCATAGcggtatttttatttcaaatatggATAAGCTGCAGTTACAACATGCTTAATTCCTCTGCATAATTCCAATTGGATATGAGTAAAAGAATGAGGAAGAATTTATAGGGAGTAAGAAACTTTCCTATAGAAGCCATCAACATTTTTTAGACATTACTACTCATACAACGACTTGCCCTGAATGAACCCTATTTAACCTGAATCACAATTTAAGTTAGCCATTGTGTTTACAATGCATTTGCACGTGCATTCTGTCAAAATGCATATGTATAattatttcacagatttttaacTTACCGTTCTCAGCTCTTTTACTTGATTTTGATGTAGGAGTAACCATGATTTCCTTGATTGTCATTTCTGGCAAATTAGTGTCTCCTCTTTTAACCAAACTGTAAAACAAATCCCCTATTAGCTCTCAAGTATTTTGAAGAAGTCACAAAGAAATATTGCCAACCTAATCTCTTTTCTAGTATTCATTTATGAATATACAagtaaaaaattagttttctcaaatatgaattttttggagattttttcaTCTGTGATTTTACTGCAATTTGTGGTATGCAAATGTTCAGTCCAGCCACAAATGATCAAGTACACTGAGATTTCAATCTAAggcaataagaaaaaaacaaacccaaaacagttGTCCAGGGTAAGATAGATGCCACAGATGATCAGTTCTGTATTAGGGGTTTTATTCTAAACTGCCTGTTAATATGAACCTATGAAATtaaagagaagaggaaatattttctgcttttaaactaATAAGAGTCTTGCGAACACAAAAAGATTTTAAGTTGAATTTTAAAGTTTAAGTAAGATTGTTTATCTAAATCAAATACTATAGAGTTTCTAAGTAATTTTAGTAATTACATAACTATTTAaaaggagaaatcccaaaattattataaaagaaaatttagtgATTTCAAAGTGACAAGCTATTCAATATTGATTCCATAacactggaaacaaaaaattttaaaattatttttgcatatcCAAGATATTCTAGTGAAAAAATGCCATATGCACTTAAGAGATGATACCAGGCAGAAATAAGCAGCTTACCTAACCTACATACAAATCTgtgtctttaaagaaaattattttaaatgtttaaaaagtaaTCTTAACTATTGTAACTATTGTAACCAGATCTTCTCTACAAAATGTCtaagctgaaaaaaacctccaatAAACAGTATAGGCAGTATATGAAGCAGTATATTTTACTTAGATGAACACATTTCAGACTTTGGGTTAAATAAGAAAGTAACTTTTCAAGTCAGTTTGGCCTTTTAGTGACAGTTAAAACCatataatttttagtttttacaATGAGTAGAACCAGTAGAATTTTTTAAGTGGTTTTCCAAACAATTTCTCTAAATactgttttctgtttatattgATAAAACTTCTGCAACCTTTACACTGGCTGTGCAATATCTATGGCAGACAAGCCCAGGCCCAAACCTTTGGTTAAGGATAATGACAGATCAcactgtgtttttctctttgtgaatACATTGTGTATGGAAGATTCTTATGGTGCAGTCAAGGCAAGGAGCACAGCAGACGTATTTCATGTCAGCATCTGGCACTGCACTGCAATGGGTACATAAAAAGATGTGTAGGGAGTTAAATGACACAGAACCCAGCACCTGAGAGACAACAATCACTCACCTGAAGATAAAGGCAATAGGAGCAAGAAATTAGTACAGCaagaaggaaatacagaaaattcagcAGAGAAACAATCTGAACTCCAGTAACTTACTTTTTGATTGTCTGAGAAGTTTTATGAATAAGTGACATAGTATAATCTTCATTCATACACATGGTATGTTCACTAATGCCAAAGTGTTCAAGTTCACACTCATAGTCATCCATCTTTAGCTTGCATTTCGGTGTTTTGGGCAAAGCCCGGGGTGTTTGCAATCTTAACGGAGTCTCATTCTTTGAGTTTTGTTGACGTGCACTTGCCGTGTGCTGGGCTTTCACCACACTCCAAGGCCTGGAGACAGCCAATTGGGAAAGACCAAAATCAGAGAGCTGGGGGCTACGCAGTGGGTCTTTGGGCAACATTGGCTTCTCTGTAGAGGCAGATAGGTGAGGGACatcatttgctttttcttcatcaGATTTATTCTGGACAGACATTGCTGATTCACTGTTaacttcatcctcctcttctttttaaaaacagaaatgaaaaaataaagtcataaGTTTCTGTTCTAagaatttgtaaaataaataggGACACTTTCCCAGCATTcaaatttttttacttattGTTGTAAAAAGAGATTCCTTCTTTCACTTTAAAGTATTAAAGCTATCTGAAGCTACAATAGATATCAAAAGCCCATACAGCTAAGCTATATTTATAAATCACACACTTTACTGAATCTCACTCTGTTggtaaatattatttctaaggaaaatgaaattcaaagaTTTTTACATAAGTGTATTTTTCTCCCTGCATGAAGATGAAAACGTTTTTGGGGAAAGGGCAAAGGCAATACACAGTACTAGAATGCTcattcttcagaaaaacagtATTGAGGAAAAGTTATGAAGCAGCAACTAATAACTTGTGAAAGGAGACAGCTTTTATGACAACAAGAGTCCACTGCAAAAATATGTAGATGTGTAATTTGTACGTTTTTGGAGTTAGGTAAACCAAAACTCTAGTGAATTTCTGCATGATGTAGTAAGTAAAGGACAATAAATCAGGTGAAGGGTCCAAAgcacaagtgctgtgaggagcagctgagggagctgggtgtgtttagcctggagaaaaggaggctcagggggacctcatcactctacagctgcctgaaaggagggggTGGCCGGGTGggggttggcctcttctcccaggtaacaagtgacagaaccagaggacacagtcttaagctgcaccaggggagattCAGGTTGGACATAGGCaagacatttttcaaagaaaggaTAATTGGACATTGGAATgacttcccagggaagtggtggagtcactgtccctggaggtatttaaggAAAGGGTCTGGTTGACTTGGGGGTGTTCTGCCATAGGTTGAACTTGATGATTCAAAAGTCTTTTCCAATTTAATTGATTCTGTGAGGTGGGTAGGGGAGGGAGGCTATTTAAAGTAGTATACCTTCTGGTATGCAGTGGTATTATGTCTTCAGATACACTTATCTTAAAAAtacaacttaaaaataatttaacctTGTAGCTCTGTTTGGAGACTCCTTTAAAGGCAGCAAGAGCATAGAAAGAAGAGTActataaaaaaatcagagccTTCTGCCCAATCTGTGTAAAACAGCTACAGGAGCTTAACTTGGACATCAATATGGTTCACAaccataattttgttttgtgcaaTGACTGGATAATGCTCAGAGATGGTTAAGGCCCTGTCAAAGGCCTGATTGGGCCCTTGATACCAGAAGGAATATGTGTAGTATCGACAGGTGTAGTACTCATTTGTCATATCAGGATTTTTCAGACAGGTGTATGTGCATTTTCTGACTGGATTAAGGACCTCCTTCCCCTCCAATGATCAAGATGCTACTGTTTGTCACATGCCACCTAATTCCCACACATTCTTCGCTTGTCCCATTTGCGCTATGAAACAGACATTTTAAGATTATCTCTAGGGtgatttaatttaatgaaaCCAATGCATGTGAATACAAACCAACTGAGGTGCATCTACAGTAGTGCATGAGAATAGTGCATGCATGAGAAGTTGAAGCAGTGTAATTCTCAGGGTTACGAAAAAGATGCTTGCTAACATGTTTTCTGAATATAATTATTactaaaaaaactcaaaccaaacaCACGCTAACCTAAAGGCATGCCAGAAGATCTAATTCcaagtgtttgtgttttggtttattcTTACAGCACCAATCACAATAAAATCTTTTACCCTGtggatattattattataaagcAAATAACATGGATGTAATTTATCTCCTAATTAATAGAAATACACACATAGataaagagaaacattttataaaaacaatACTTCTCATCACATACTGTAATGACAAGAAATATTACCTGTAGATTCTTTGACACGTGATTTGTAGCCATATTTCTGGAACAGCTCACTTATTTTTCCAAGATCTGCTGTATTTCTTTGCATCAAGATTTCACTTGCCTTCATAAACTCACGAATTGCTTtttcctcagagcagctcttATCAAGACTGGCACGAACCTCTTCCtttggggacagagaggggaacATAGAAATACTGGTTTTCAAACCATCACATAGCTACCACGTGATGTTTACATGTTTACACAAGAAGCATTTTGGGAGTAAGCATTCAACTGCAATTCAGATAAAGATAAGCAGTGAGTTTAGGTCTTTTCTATACCTGAAAACCCTCAGGTATATATACCTACAGAATACCAGGAATATTTAGGGCATAAGTGTATAGAAACTTATAAAAGTAACTGTAATGATAGTTCACAATATGATAACTAATCACTGGTAACCTTGCAAAGAAAACTATATGCTTTTACTCCAGAAAAATATGAGGTAACAGCAATTAGTTAGGACTCTTACTCCATATGTACAATTAGAATTAGAGCAGAACAGAAGGTAAACCTCACTTTTATATCACTCAGTTATTTCTATAActcattttttctatttctgtataAGAAGTAGACAGTATTTTTCTCAAGTTTAACTGAATGGCTGAAGGTACTGAAAATTCTGTGAAGATTGATTTTGTTCTAAAGGCTGGTCATGGAAAACAAGCAAGCTTATCTCTTTTGTtgggagctgctgttcctgaaTCATTCTCCTCATATCACAGCTGCAACTTCCTTGTAACCTTTGTTCCCTGCTTACCTGAATGGTGACTGCAATCTAAGAAACATTGCTAAATCCACTTTGGGTCATCCACAAGTTTTTGGGCATTACCCCGATATCCACGGCCATTATGAGGAATTAGAGGTGAGTAAAAATAAGGGTTATAACTTCTGACTAACAAAGCTGAATTGTGGCTTAGTGATTAAAACAGAAGTATAAGTTCATtgaacatgcacacacatgcaaTTTTTCAAGAAGGAAGCAAGTTAAGATGTTACCTTGTGAGCCTTGATTTTGCAATGAAGGTCATGCAAGACTGCTATTGGAGATTCATCTTCATAGTCTTCAAGATGCATGTTCACATAAAAGAGTTTGGAAAGTAAAAGAGATGTCTTAGTGTTTTAGCATGAAAATAACATTCTGTATGGGAATGTGACTTCTTGTATTAGCAGATGAGGGACTGGACATGAGCTGCCAATGTGCCCAGAAAGCCAatggtgtcctgggctgcatccaaagcagcgtgggcagcagggccagggaggggattctgcccctttgctctgctctgctgagaccccacctgcagtgctgcatccagctctggggcccccCACATAAGTAAGACATGGGCCTGTTGAAGTGAGCTCAGAAGAGGGACACGAAGATGCTCAGAGAggtggagcacctctcctataaggaaaggctgagagaattgggattgttcagtctGGAAGAGGT encodes:
- the SKA3 gene encoding spindle and kinetochore-associated protein 3 isoform X3, with protein sequence MDVTRSFFGKLRELALTMEKEVKQMERAMRREDVDYEDESPIAVLHDLHCKIKAHKEEVRASLDKSCSEEKAIREFMKASEILMQRNTADLGKISELFQKYGYKSRVKESTEEEDEVNSESAMSVQNKSDEEKANDVPHLSASTEKPMLPKDPLRSPQLSDFGLSQLAVSRPWSVVKAQHTASARQQNSKNETPLRLQTPRALPKTPKCKLKMDDYECELEHFGISEHTMCMNEDYTMSLIHKTSQTIKNLVKRGDTNLPEMTIKEIMVTPTSKSSKRAENAAAHWTASPMVFVFCTPDVKASSKTTNAVLSSSPETKELPLPSTAATPQCPDFQTRWLKAEAKQVTPGGKIESVTKNDAKDTPYKEKRIAFAASCDEYLKHPRDPSPPKLEDYDHLLNTPPPPEITRIPDDVLKMLSQYNRKVDASSKAKEMENKAGNTRRYESYSTDYCNKENRGYRGVFKTNI
- the SKA3 gene encoding spindle and kinetochore-associated protein 3 isoform X4, coding for MDVTRSFFGKLRELALTMEKEVKQMERAMRREDVDYEDESPIAVLHDLHCKIKAHKEEVRASLDKSCSEEKAIREFMKASEILMQRNTADLGKISELFQKYGYKSRVKESTEEDEVNSESAMSVQNKSDEEKANDVPHLSASTEKPMLPKDPLRSPQLSDFGLSQLAVSRPWSVVKAQHTASARQQNSKNETPLRLQTPRALPKTPKCKLKMDDYECELEHFGISEHTMCMNEDYTMSLIHKTSQTIKNLVKRGDTNLPEMTIKEIMVTPTSKSSKRAENAAAHWTASPMVFVFCTPDVKASSKTTNAVLSSSPETKELPLPSTAATPQCPDFQTRWLKAEAKQQVTPGGKIESVTKNDAKDTPYKEKRIAFAASCDEYLKHPRDPSPPKLEDYDHLLNTPPPPEITRIPDDVLKMLSQYNRKVDASSKAKEMENKAGNTRRYESYSTDYCNKENRGYRGVFKTNI
- the SKA3 gene encoding spindle and kinetochore-associated protein 3 isoform X2, which translates into the protein MDVTRSFFGKLRELALTMEKEVKQMERAMRREDVDYEDESPIAVLHDLHCKIKAHKEEVRASLDKSCSEEKAIREFMKASEILMQRNTADLGKISELFQKYGYKSRVKESTEEEDEVNSESAMSVQNKSDEEKANDVPHLSASTEKPMLPKDPLRSPQLSDFGLSQLAVSRPWSVVKAQHTASARQQNSKNETPLRLQTPRALPKTPKCKLKMDDYECELEHFGISEHTMCMNEDYTMSLIHKTSQTIKNLVKRGDTNLPEMTIKEIMVTPTSKSSKRAENAAHWTASPMVFVFCTPDVKASSKTTNAVLSSSPETKELPLPSTAATPQCPDFQTRWLKAEAKQQVTPGGKIESVTKNDAKDTPYKEKRIAFAASCDEYLKHPRDPSPPKLEDYDHLLNTPPPPEITRIPDDVLKMLSQYNRKVDASSKAKEMENKAGNTRRYESYSTDYCNKENRGYRGVFKTNI
- the SKA3 gene encoding spindle and kinetochore-associated protein 3 isoform X1, producing MDVTRSFFGKLRELALTMEKEVKQMERAMRREDVDYEDESPIAVLHDLHCKIKAHKEEVRASLDKSCSEEKAIREFMKASEILMQRNTADLGKISELFQKYGYKSRVKESTEEEDEVNSESAMSVQNKSDEEKANDVPHLSASTEKPMLPKDPLRSPQLSDFGLSQLAVSRPWSVVKAQHTASARQQNSKNETPLRLQTPRALPKTPKCKLKMDDYECELEHFGISEHTMCMNEDYTMSLIHKTSQTIKNLVKRGDTNLPEMTIKEIMVTPTSKSSKRAENAAAHWTASPMVFVFCTPDVKASSKTTNAVLSSSPETKELPLPSTAATPQCPDFQTRWLKAEAKQQVTPGGKIESVTKNDAKDTPYKEKRIAFAASCDEYLKHPRDPSPPKLEDYDHLLNTPPPPEITRIPDDVLKMLSQYNRKVDASSKAKEMENKAGNTRRYESYSTDYCNKENRGYRGVFKTNI